Part of the bacterium genome is shown below.
CTTCCAGTGCCCTTGCCTTAAGGGCAAGAAGGTAAAGTCTTCCATAAAAAAACGCTGAGACGATTATCAGCGCTGAGAATAAAATAAGCAAGAACCTAATTATTTTCCATTTTTTGTAGGTGATGGAGAAGGATTTATAAAAGTCTCCTGTGTTTGATGTTATAATGACATTGTATATCCTTTTCATTTTTATATTTTAATTTAGAAAGCTTGGTTGTTCAAAAGATGTCAGGGTAAGAGCTCTTTTATATCTCTATACTCGTGCCAAAGGAATTTCTCATTACAATGGAATAGGGCATGTTTTATGTTATTCTTTATAACGGGATCATTAATGTAAAGTTCGTGAAGAAATTTTCTGACAAAATTCCTTCGGGATAGTCTTTCGTAAGGGCACTCCGATTCATATTTTTGCTCGATTCCAAGAAGAGCAGAGTATTTTCGAATAAGGGACCTGTCTACAAAAATGAAGGGTCTTATAATAAAATAATTACCCTCAAACAGGGGCTGAACTGGCATGATGGTACTTATGCCTCTTGAGTAGAGAATATTCAAGAAGAGAGTCTCTATTGCGTCATCTAAGGTGTGAGCGAGGAGCACCTTCTTGGAGTTTAAGGATGCTGCGAATTCTAATAGCTTCTTTTTACGCATCCTGCTACAAATAAAGCATGGGTTGAAAGGTTTTAGCTTTAGTTTAATAATTGCTTCTGTTTCATTGTCTTCAATGACCGTGATTTCAAGGTTCATTTCCTTTAGAAGTTGTTTTAATTTATCCTCATTCTGCATAGGTTTAAACCGGTTGTTGACAAACACAGGGTATATCTTTAAGTTCAAATCTCTTAGAGTGTTGTATCTTGTCATTACATCCGTTAGTACGATACTGTCGTATCCGCCTGAAATCCCAAGGATCAGAACTTCGTCTCTCGTAAAGAGATTTAGGTTTTCGTCCAGAACTCGGATATGTTTTAAAAGTTTGCCCTGAAGGCTATGAAACACCGATTTCATTGCAATTATTATGCGCCATGGGAGATGTAAATCTAATGAAGATGGTTTTTTTCTTGACAATTACATTTTTTGTTTATTTTAGAGCTTGCATTATACTCTTTTACTGGAGGTGAACATGATTTTTATAAATGCATTTTTACTCTTTTCGCAGCTTTCTATTGGTGTATTTGCGGATCCCTTGGCACAAGGGGCTTCTGTTAAATTTAATTTTCCCGGAAAGTTCGGTGTTGCTTTAATCCTCGCTGGGCGACAGGGAGAGAAGACCTATTCTGAATGGGTTGCTGATACCAATTCAGGTTATTCCAATAGGGATACTGTAGGCGATTTTTACTGGGCAAAGGGTGAATTGAGGTTAGAATATGAATTGGGCTTTAAAAGGGGAGTAAAGCCTTACGTTGCCCTTGGACTTGGGATTAATGCTGAGAAGTTATGGTTATTCAACGACACCACTTCTCTGTGGAAATCTTATAGCTATTCTGCCATCGGTGGTATAGGCGCCATTGGCCTTGATGTATATCCTTTTACTTTTTTGAAAAATCTTTTCGAAGGGCAGTCTAAAATAAGGGATGATGTCGAAAGGATTGAGGAAGATTTTTCGATACAGCTTGAATTGATCAATATATACTATAAAAGAGTTAGAGGAGAAAGACCTAAACCTCGAGAGTATTTCTATGAATACAATAACGCTGGTGTATCGATGGGAATAGGATTTTTCTATCACTTCTAAATTTCTTGACTATACAATGGTTTTGTAATAAAATAAAATCACTTCTAATCAAGCCGGGGTAGCTCAGTAGGTAGAGCACAGGACTGAAAATCCTGGTGTCCCCAGTTCGATTCTGGGCCCCGGCATTTTTATTTTGGAATTCTTAGGTGATTCAAATGAAAATCAAAAAACAGAATAAAACCAATTTAGAAAACACAGGGAAAATGAAAAATTCAAAAATTTAGCCTATATTAATATCCTTCTCAGACCACTCTATATCCTTGGGTGATTCGGCTGTCCACTGGAAGTACTGAATAAGGGTATAGATAATGAAGGCTACAATTATTGCAAGGATTGGCACCAATATATACCATACGGTTGGTTTGCTTTTTTTCTCCCTCATTTCTTCCATTTTCCCTCCTTTTGTTAGTTAGTTAAATTATGGTAGAATTCTCATGAAATGTCAAGGAAATAGAGGGATTGAAGGCTTTAAGGCAAAAAGTTTTCCATTTGCGTTGAAATTTCGTTAATTTATCTTTAAAATAGCTATTGAGATGAGCGACAAAATTGTAATTAAAGGTGCAAGAGTTCATAATCTTAAGAATGTTGATGTGGAGATTCCCAAATATAAGCTGGTGGTTATAACAGGCGTATCTGGATCTGGTAAGTCCTCCCTTGCCTTTGATACGATTTATGCAGAGGGACAGAGAAGATATGTGGAATCTCTTTCGTCTTACGCAAGGCAATTCCTTGGTTTAATGGAAAAGCCGGATGTTGATTTTATTGAGGGGCTTTCCCCGGCAATATCCATAGAGCAGAGGAAGGGTGGTTGGAATCCAAGATCAACAGTGGGTACAGTTACGGAAATTTATGACTATCTAAGATTGCTTTTTTCCCGTATCGGGATAGCTCATTGTATCCATCATAACTTACCTTTGGTTAAGAAGACCCTTGATGAAATTGTAGAAGAGATTTTAAATCTTCCACAGGGACAGTATGTTCAGATTCTTGCACCGGTGGTTAGAGGAAGAAAAGGGGAATACAAAGATCTTTTCGAAAAGTACCTCAAAAAGGGATTTTTAAGGGCTTATGTGGATGGGGAGCTTATTGAACTTGAAGAGCCGCCAGCACTTGAGAAGTATAAAAACCACGTGATAGACATCTTTGTGGACAGAGTTGGCGTGGATAAGGAAAACAGAAGTAGAATTTCTGAATCCGTGGAAACTGCCCTCCGGGAATCTAACGGCCTTGTTAAACTTAAATTTGAGGAGACGGGGAAAGAAGTTGTATATTCAGAAAAATTGATGTGCCCCGTTTGCGATTATTCGCTGGAGGGCTTGGAGCCGAGAATCTTTTCCTTTAATTCACCTTACGGAGCATGCCCTGAATGTTCCGGATTGGGTGTAAAATTAGAAATTGATCCTTCAAAGCTTATAAATTCGGAAGAACTTTCAATCCTTGAAGGTGCGATAAAACCATGGGGCGAGCCCAATCCCTTTCTGGAAGAGAAACTTTTAAGACTTGCAAAAGAAAAACATGTAGACCTTGATACTCCTTGGTCTGAGTTACCAAGAAGTTTTAAAAATTTGATATTATATGGAACCGAGGATCCTGCAAAAGACTATTACAGGCAGGATAGAATGGAACAGGACTACTATTATTTTGAAGGTGTTATCCCTTATCTGTGGCGCAGATATCACGAAACGGAATCTGACTGGGTTAAGGAAGAGATCGAAAGATACATGGTGAAAAAGACATGCCCAATGTGCGGTGGGGCGAGACTGAGAAAGGAATCACTTTACGTTAGAATTCGCGATAAATCGATATGGGACATAACCAGAATGAGCATATCTTCTGCCCTTGAGTGGTTTAAAAATCTAAAGCTTACTGGGAAAGAAGAAATAATAGGCAGGCAAATAGTGAAAGAGATTATTTCCCGATTGTCTTTCTTGGTGGATGTGGGGCTTGATTATTTGACCCTTGATAGATCCACAGATACCCTTTCTTCTGGAGAAGAACAAAGAGTTAGACTCGCCACTCAGATTGGTTCAGGGCTTACAGGCGTCCTCTATGTCCTCGACGAACCTTCCATTGGCCTTCATCCGAGGGATATTGATAGGCTCATAGGGACGGTAAAGAAACTGAGGGACCTTGGAAATACAGTTATTGTTGTAGAACACGATAAGGAAACAATTAAAGAGGCAGATTGGATTATAGACCTGGGGCCTGGTGCAGGTGATAAAGGAGGAAAGGTTGTCTTCAGCGGGACTTATGAAGGGATTTTAAAATCAAAAAAATCCTTAACTGGCCAATACCTTGCGGGAATTAAGAGTATTCCTGTTCCTAAGAAGAGGAGAAAACCCAAGGGTGATTTTTTAATTTTGAGAGGAGCACGGCACAACAATTTAAAAGGTATAGACCTGAAGATACCCCTTGGGCTTTTTGTGTGCATTACGGGCGTTTCGGGGTCTGGCAAATCTTCTTTGATTCAGGATACACTTTACATAGCTTTGATGAGACATTTTTACGGGTCAAGAGAAACCCCCGGTGCCTTTGACAAGATTGAGGGGCTTGAGAAAATTGACAAAGTTATCAATATTGATCAGAGTCCTATAGGCAGGACTCCGAGATCCAATCCCGCAACCTATACTTCTGCTTTTACACCGATCAGAGAATTTTTTGCCTCTCTTAAAGAATCTCGTAAGAGAGGATATACCCCTGGAAGGTTTTCATTCAACGTTAAAGGTGGCCGTTGTGAAGCTTGTGCTGGCGAGGGGTTTATAAAGGTGGAGATGCAATTTTTACCAGACGTTTATGTCCCTTGTGAAGTGTGTAAGGGTAAGCGCTACAATAAAGAGACACTGGAGGTAAAATATAAAGATAAAAGTATTGCTGATGTTCTTGATATGTCAGTAGATGAAGCTTATGTACTTTTCCAGGATATCCCTTCAATTGAGCGAAAGTTGAAACTATTGAAAGACGTGGGATTAGGCTATATTAAACTGGGTCAACCTGCCACCACTCTCTCTGGTGGAGAAGCGCAGAGAATAAAATTGGCAAAAGAACTTTCAAAGGTAGCAACAGGTAAGACTCTTTACATTCTTGATGAACCCACAACGGGACTTCACTTTGATGACGTGAAGAAACTTATACTGGTTCTCCAACGCCTTGTAGATATGGGCAATACCGTTTTAGTTATTGAACACAACCTTGATGTTATTAAGTCTGCTGATTGGATAATTGATCTTGGACCGGAAGCCGGTGATAAAGGCGGATGGATTGTAGCAGAAGGCCCTCCCGAGGAGGTTGCTAAGAATCCAAATTCCTACACTGGCTTGTACTTAAAGAAAGAGCTTGAGAATTCTAAGGCTTGACTTTGCCATGAGATTTTCATATAATATATTTAATGAGCGCTTCAAAGATTGACTTTGTTGTTAAAAAGTTTGAAGAATCCTTAAAAATTTTAGAGGAAGCCTTAAAGGAACTGAGGGAAAGAGATAAAGAACTTTCGAGTCTGGTGGAACTCCAGACAACTAAGCTTGCATTAGCAAAGACAATCTCCGAAGCCCTTTATTTAGTAACTGATCCCCTTGAGCTCTTTGAGACTCTGGTAAGCCTCCTTTCAAGAATAAGAGGTTTTAGTTTGCCATTTATTACAGTTTTCAATCCAGAAAAAGGCTTCAATACTTTCGTTGTAGATGATGGGAAAAGAACGTTAGTAGAAAAAATTATAGCCGAAAGCCTCGTACCCGATGAAGATCCGTTTAAAGATGGAGTATTGGATAAAAAACTTGGAGATGGTACAGAATTTCTTACTCTTATAGCAGTTCCTATTGAAGTAGAGGAAGAGTTCAAAGGAATTATAGGAGTGCTTTCTAAAAGCGATGAGATAGGAAGCGATGATTACGATTATCTTAGGGAGATAAGTCAGAACATTTCCACTGCTTTTAGGCAAAGAATGTTGATTCAAAGGCTGGAAGAGGCTAACATAAAACTAAAGGAGAGTTTTAAAAGTTCCATTACCCTCATTGAGAAGATTATAGAGCTTAAAGATCCCTATGGGAAGATTCACGGTGATAATGTTGGAGAGCTTGTTGCGGAAATCGGAAAAAGAATGGGACTTGAAGAGGAGAGGGTTGAATATCTTGCTTACGCCGGAATGATTCACGATATTGGGAAAATCTCCTTGCCAACGGAAATTGTCCACAAACCGGGACCTTTAACGGACGTGGAGTTTGCTCTCATAAAGCTTCATCCTGAGATAGGATATGAGTTTTTGAAAGATTTGTCATTTCCCTACCTTATTTCGGAAATTGTCTACCAACATCATGAACGGTGGGATGGCAGTGGTTATCCGAGGGGATTAAAAAATGGTGAAATACTTTTAGAAGCCAGGATTCTCTCCGTTGCTGAGGTAGTAGAATCAATGACCCATTTTAGGTCGTGGAGAGATGCTTATAAATTAGACGATGTGTTGGGATATCTCCAAGAAAATAAAGGGATCTTGTTTGATCCCGAAGTTGTAGATAACTGTGTTGAAGTTTTCAGCTCAGGTTTCAGGTTTAAGAGTTGACGGTAAAGTTTGTATTCCATAAACCAAGGTATAAAATAAAAGAGAGCAAGGGGGTCAAATGAATTTATTAATTGCAATGATGTTTATGATGCCTCCAAGCCCGGAGGTACTGGAAAATTTGAGAAAGAGTGGAAACCTGCAAGGCCTGGTTTCCATAATGGACGATGCAAGAAAGCGAGGAATGAATGCTCCTTCCGAGGAACTAATGGATAAGATCGGAAAAGAGATGCAAATTGCCCGTGAAACGAAAACGAAGGTCATTAAAAGGGCGGTTGTTATAATGTGTGACTTCTCGGATAACATAGGAACTACTCCTGCAGGGCATTATGATTCCCTTACAAACGGGCCATTCACAACAGGGAGTGTTAAAGATTTCTACCTTGAGAACTCCTACGGTAATCTCGAATTTGAATTTTTGGTGACTCCTGTATGGGTGCGTTTACCTAATCCGTATACTTATTATACCAACAACAATTATGGAATGGGCGATTGGCCTCAGAACGCGCAGAAGATGGCTTATGATGCAGTAGTAGCCGCAGATTCTTTCATAGACTTTTCCCAGCGTGATATGGACAACGACGGTTATGTGGATGCCCTTGTCATTGTTCACGCAGGCCCCGGTGCAGAATCGACTGGTGACCCCAACGATATATGGTCCCATGCCTGGGTTATTCCTCAGACACTTATTGTAGATGGAAAACAAGCCTACTGGTACACCACGGTGCCTGAGAATGCAGGTTGTGGAGTAATTGCCCATGAGCTGGGACACAGACCTCTTGGCCTTCCTGACCTTTATGATACCGATTACTCTTCAGAGGGGCTTGGAAATTGGTCTCTAATGGCAGGTGGTTCATGGAATGGTGGTGGAGCAGTCCCTGCTCACTTGGATGCTTGGTGTAAAATAAGACTTGGATTTGTAACGGTGGATACGGTAAAGAGCAATGGAATTTATCAGGCTATACCTGCAGTTGAAGATACGGGTATTGTCTTTAGGCTTTGGACCGATGGAAATACAGGAAACAGGTATTTCTTAGTTGAAAATCGCAGGCTGAAGAAGTTTGATAGAGCCCTGCCAGGTGAAGGCCTTTTGATTTATCATATAGATGATGCTAGGCCTAATAATAACAATGAGTGGTATCCCGGTCAGAATTATCTATATCATTATAAAGTTGCCCTTGAGCAAGCTGATGGTAGGTGGGATTTAGAGCACAGCACAAATAGAGGCGATGCCGGTGATCCATGGCCGGGCACATCAAATAACAGAGACTTTCACAACTATTCTATTCCCGATTCCAAGGATTATGGAAATCCAATGATTACAACTTATGTCGGCGTTCTCAATATATCAAACCCCGGTGATACCATGTATGCCGATCTTATGGTCTCCTCCTATAATAATGTGAAAATGTCATCCGTTTCCATACCAAGGGCTGATACCCTTAATGCTACCTCAGAATTTAAGTTGAAGTTATTTAATAACGGCTTTGTTCTTGCAAACAGGGACTTGAACTTTAAGGTATATGATGAGTCAGGAACCCTTGTCTACGACACGACGGTCACCAGTGTTTCCGTTGATACTGGACTGGCAGATACCATAAGTGTTTATTTTTCTCCAACTATTGATGATTGTGAATATTCTTATCACTTGTCCTTGGACGTCGGCGATGATGTTTCAAGAGACGATTCTCTTAGCGGATTTTATTATTCAAAGAGTGTGGTTAGAGATTATACCGTTGCGCGTTCCGAAGGCGATAACTATTATACGGAACATCTCGTTGACGGAAATGTGAGTGATCTGGAGTATTACGGTGCGGCTTGGATAGACGTAAGCAATTTCCTTGCAATTGGCGGTGAACTTTATAGGACAATAAGAAGTACATATGTGAAAGCCCATATTTTTCACGATACCCTTTTTGTTGCCTTCAAAGTCGTTGGGGATAGTACCGTCGGAAATAATGACTTTATAACATTCGTAATTGACGATAATGGTGACGGCTCTTTCCCTGAAAGTAATAGCAATGAGGGTGAAATCTCATTTAGAGACGGTTCAACGAGGTTGAGTTATTTCAGACCATATACGTCATCGGGAACCGGCTCAATTCAAACTCTGAATCTTCCTCATGCCTATGGTTTGCAGGGGAATACCAAATACGCAGAAGTAGCCATTCCTATTGATCTTACCGGCACCGGTCTTGCTTATCACCTTAATATTTCGGGTGACTATACAACCTTTGTCCCAAAGATATTTGTAAAAGTTACCGATGGTGCGAGGATTGTCGGGTGGTGGCCTCAGAATACACCATATGCTTCAACGGTAAGAGAGATTGGCTATTTTGCAACTCTCTCCACGTCTCCCGTTAGTGTAGCTGAAAAACCTGATCATTATACATTGAGACTGGATTGGAAAGGACCTTATCTCGTTTTGAGCGCGTCTGGTCTTTCTAATTCAACCCTGAAGATTTCCCTTTACGATGCTGTTGGTAGGAAGGTTCTTCAGAAAACCATTAAAGTTTCAAATTCTGAAAATGAAAGGATAGATTTGAGAAGTCTGCCTAAGGGTGTCTACTTTGCTGAAGTGGACGTAAACGGCAAATTTGTGGGAACTTACAAGGGGGTTTTAATAAAGTAAAGGCCCAAGCTTTTTGAATCTGCTTAAATTCTGAATTATATTTAAGTACTGCTTGAAATGGAGGATTCTATGCGAGATTATAGAGATACTGTTAATTTGCCTAAAACCGACTTTTCAATGAAGGCAGAGCTGACTAAAAAAGAGCCACTCCGATTGAATTGGTGGGGGGAGAGAAAAATTTACCAGAAAAATATAGAAAAGAGAAAAAATTCAGGTAAGGTTTTTATTTTGCACGATGGTCCTCCTTATTCAAATGGTCACATCCATCTTGGCACTGCGCTAAATAAAATTCTTAAGGATTTTCTCGTTAAGTATAAGTCTTTAAAAGGTTTTTATGCTCCTTATGTGCCGGGTTGGGACAATCATGGTATGCCCATTGAACTGGAGGTCATAAAGACACATCCAGAGTACAAAAGGCTTTTGTCCGACGCCTCTGAGATGGGGGAACCTCTCCTAAAGCAAAATTTAAGGAGGGATTGCAGGAATTTTGCCAAGAGGTGGGTTGAGATTCAGCGTGAAGAGTTCAAAAGGCTGGGAGTTTTTGGAGACTGGGAAAATCCTTACCTAACAATGGATCCCTACTATGAGGCAAAGGAGCTGCGGATTCTCGCTGAACTTGTGGAGAAAGGATATATCTACAGAAGTTATCTTCCTGTTCACTGGTGTCCACGGTGTAAAACAACTCTCGCAATGGCTGAAATTGAATATAAAGATAAAGAATCACCTTCTCTCTGGTTTACCTTTGAACCTTTAGAGACTGATTTCTATCCACTGGTGTGGACAACCACACCCTGGACCATAATTTCCAACACTGCCCTGGCCGTCCATCCCGATCTTGTATATGTGGTTGTAAAAACCGAAGAGAGAACATACTTGCTGGCGGAAGAGCTAATAGAAAGCAACAGGGACATCCTTGGTGAGAATTTTGAGATCGTGAAAAAGTTTAGAGGAAAAGAGCTTGAAGGCCTTAAATTCAAACATCCCTTCATCGATAGAGTTTCACCGATGATTCTCGGAACTTTTGTGACAACGGAGGATGGAACGGGTATTGTCCATATTGCCCCCGGTCACGGCAAAGAAGACTTTGAAGTGGGAAGAGAATATAAACTTCCTATAATCTCACCGGTGGACGAAAGCGGAAAATTTACAGCAGAAGCACCTGAGTTTGAAGGGCTTGACACTGATGAAGCGTCCAAGAAGGTCATAGAAGTTTTGAAAGAGAAAGGGAAATTTGTAAAGCTTTCCAAAATAACTCACAGTTACCCGCACTGCTGGCGCTGTAAAGGCCCCTTGATTTTCAGGGCAACTCACCAATGGTTTTTGAGTGTAGATCATGCTGGACTAAGGGATAAAGCACTGGGTGAAATTTTGAAAGTAAAATGGCACCCCGAGGAGGGGCAGGTAAGAATACATACATCGGTAAAGGAAAGACCCGATTGGGTTATTTCAAGGCAGAGAAGCTGGGGTGTATTTATTCCTGCTTTAAAATGTAAAAGTTGTGGTGAAACTTTCCTGAACCGAAAGGTTGTTGATAATCTGGCAGAATATGTTGAGCAAGGTGAGGTTGATGCTTGGCTTGTCAGGGATGTAAGCGTATTTACGGAAGGAAAGGTACACTGTCCAAGGTGCGGCGGAAATCAATTTGATAAAGAGCAGGATATTTTAGATGTTTGGTTTGATTCTGGGATCTCTTATATTGTGGTTTCGGAAAAGTACGGTTTGCCATGGCCATCGGATGTGTATCTTGAAGGTTCAGATCAACACCGTGGTTGGTTTAATGCGTCCCTTATGCTTGGTACCGCCTATTGTGGAAGTGCTCCCTATAAAAATGTCATAACCCACGGATGGGTAGTTGATGAAGAAGGTAAAGCGATGCATAAGAGCCTTGGTAATGTGATTCTACCTGAAGAGGTTATAAGTAAATACGGAGCGGACATTCTGAGACTCTGGGTGGCTTCCAGTGATTATACTGAGGATGTGAGACTTGGAGAGGAAATCTTGACAAGACTGGTGGATTCTTATAGAAAGATCCGGAACACTTTCCGGTTTATGCTTGGTAACCTTTACGACTGGGATGAAAGTAAAAGGGTTAAATACGAGGATTTGATACCCCTCGAGAAATATATGCTTGCCAAGTGGAATCAAGTTAAAAGGACTATAGAGGATGCTTATGATAATTTCTACTTCTACAAGGTGTATCATACCCTTTACAACTTCATTGTTGTGGATCTATCAGCCTTTTACCTTGACGTTCTTAAGGATCGGCTTTACACGTGGGGTGCGGATACCCCTGGAAGGCGTTCTGCCCAGATCGTTATTTATGAAATCTTGAAAGAGCTTCTTATTGTGATCTCACCGATACTATCTTTCACTGCGGAGGAGGCATGGGGATATCTTCCGGGGAATAAAGAAGAGAGTGTATTTTTGGCAGACTGGCCCTCAATTAACCCTATATATGATAATGAAGAAATATTGAGAGATTTTGAAGTACTTCTTGATGTAAGGGATAAGGTCCTGCTCCTGATAGAGAGAGCAAGAAAGGATGAAAAGATTTTGAGTGACCGCTTGGAGGCTAAGGTGTTAATTAACGCCGATAACCGTGAGGTGTTTAATGTCCTCAGAAAGTATGAATCGTATCTTGGGGAACTTTTCATAGTCTCGCAAGTTTCTTTGAACGGAAAAGCACAGGGTGATTTTGTTTTTCAGGATTTTGAGGGAATTAAGATCTCCGTTGAGCATGCATCAGGGAAGAAATGTGAAAGGTGCTGGATTTGGCACCAAAAGGTAGGGGAAGACCCTGAGCATCCGGGGTTGTGTCCTAAATGTCTTGAAGTGGTGAGGGGAATTAAGAGTGAAAATTGATATTCTCAATTTAAAGGATGGAATCACGGAGTATTTTGAGTCCTTAGGCCCATCGGAGCTTGATCTCTTAGGCTTGGATTTCCGCTTAAAGGATAAGGCTTTTGTCCATACCACTGTTGAAAAGAGAGGAAGCAGAGTTAAGATTAGAATTGATTCTAAGTTTATTCTTGTTTTGACCTGTTCAAGGTGTCTCGAGGAGTTTGAGCAATCTTTTAATACGGTGGATGAATACTACGTGAAACCAGGGCAGGAGGAAGTAGAACCTGAAAAATACTTGAGTGACGAAGACATTTATTCAATATTTGCACCTACCCAGGAAGTGGATACAACTCCCTTAGTAAGGGATAGCATTATCCTTTCTGTACCCATGAAACCATTGTGTAGTGAGGACTGCAAGGGACTTTGTCCCGTATGTGGAGTTAATCTCAACATGACAACCTGTGAGCATGTAGGAACTTTAAAAGAGGAAAATGAGTGGCAAAAGAAACTTAAAGAATTACGGAAAAAGCTGGAAAAGAAATGAATCTCCTTTTAGCAATTCTTCTAAGTCTTTATACTTCAAAGAAAAGCGAGGTACTGGTCTATCTTTTACCTGAGGATAACGGGGACTCAATACAGTTTGTAACCTTTGTTAGTTTTAATAGGCAGAATCTAATATTTTACAGGGAGGGTGATTCCTACAAGAGTTACGCCGAATTGGAAGCCGAAGTATTTGATAATAGAAAGAATCTCCTTTTTGGAAACAGCTGGACGATGGAAGTTCTGGCCTCTACCTTCAAAGAGACCAAACAATCCAAATGGTATCAGAGGATGTTCGCGTTTAAAATTAAGAGATTTCCAGAATACAGATTACGGTTTAGATTAAAGGACTCAGAGGGAAATGTAATAGCGGAGTTTGTGCAGGCTGTGAAAGCACCGGGTTTAATTTCTGATCCGGTACTTCTTGATTCAACGGCTTTATTAGAGGGTTCAAAAAGGCCGTCACCATCTTATGTAAGAGGAAAAAAGGGGATTTATTATGTGAGGTCCTTGAAAGATTCTATTCCTTTTAGATTACAGATTATATCGGTGAGACCCGTTTTAGAACTGAATGGGATCTTGAACAGAGGTGATAACTTCATTGAGGTGAATTTCGCAGAGCTCAAATCAGGAAGTTATAAGGTCGTCTTATCAGCCGGGCAGGAAAAGAGAGAAGCCCGTTTGACTCTTTTCACCCTTCCCATTGATTTTACACCTTCAGAGTTAAATCAAATAATCACAATCCTTTCTTTTATGGTGCCTCAAACGGAATTGGATTCTTTTAATTATTACAAAAAGAATTCTGACTCCCTTAAAAGTTATTGGGAAAGATTCTGGAAGAGGCGGGATCCCACACCCGAAACAGAGCTCAATGAATTTGAAGAGGAGTTCTGGAACAGAGTTGAATATGCTGACGAAAACTTTTCATCCCATTTAAAAAGGGGTGCAATCTCTGATAGGGGTATCTGCTATATTGTTCTCGGTCCACCTGATGAGATTGAGAGACATCCCTTTGACCTTGAGGCGCCTTCTTACGAGGTGTGGTACTATTATTACAAAAATTACCGTTTTGTATTTATGGATTTAAAGGGGGTTGGAGATTATGAAATTGTTGATCCTCCTCGCTATATTTTTTACGAGATCCTCAGAAAATAGAGGAGTTTTTCCCCAGGTTCCCTCGCAGGTGTACAAAAGCGAGGGAAAGGTGGATTTTTTACTTGAATATTCAAGGTTTTTGAGATCAGATTCTATCACCGTTTGTGAATTCAGTTATATGATTAATTTAAATTCCCTCAAAAGGAAAAAAGATGTTGAGGGGTTTAAAGCAAGGGTTGAAATTCAGGGCAAGAACCTTGAGAAGCCAATAGTTTCAGAGTGGACACAAAGAACGTCGAAGCCTTTGAATTTCTCAGTGGATAAGTTTTGGGCTTCTCTCATACCGG
Proteins encoded:
- a CDS encoding GWxTD domain-containing protein, translating into MNLLLAILLSLYTSKKSEVLVYLLPEDNGDSIQFVTFVSFNRQNLIFYREGDSYKSYAELEAEVFDNRKNLLFGNSWTMEVLASTFKETKQSKWYQRMFAFKIKRFPEYRLRFRLKDSEGNVIAEFVQAVKAPGLISDPVLLDSTALLEGSKRPSPSYVRGKKGIYYVRSLKDSIPFRLQIISVRPVLELNGILNRGDNFIEVNFAELKSGSYKVVLSAGQEKREARLTLFTLPIDFTPSELNQIITILSFMVPQTELDSFNYYKKNSDSLKSYWERFWKRRDPTPETELNEFEEEFWNRVEYADENFSSHLKRGAISDRGICYIVLGPPDEIERHPFDLEAPSYEVWYYYYKNYRFVFMDLKGVGDYEIVDPPRYIFYEILRK